In a genomic window of Terriglobia bacterium:
- a CDS encoding OsmC family protein produces MERSSEALWKVDSVMVHAGSAEDGASFFCTGAGYYHSLCEYACESLARAVASCMCVVTMKVLSGRSLAPDQLKVKARVRFAEASREAELDSIYVNVVASGSALTADTFREIVEDARAHCPICRLLEQRVSIEAMVEPELQQART; encoded by the coding sequence ATGGAGAGATCGTCAGAAGCGCTCTGGAAGGTTGATTCGGTGATGGTGCACGCCGGAAGTGCGGAAGACGGCGCATCTTTCTTCTGTACGGGTGCCGGGTACTATCACTCCCTCTGCGAATACGCATGTGAGTCGCTGGCGCGTGCGGTTGCCTCGTGCATGTGTGTCGTCACCATGAAAGTGCTTAGCGGGCGGAGCCTCGCCCCCGACCAGTTGAAGGTAAAGGCCCGGGTACGTTTCGCTGAAGCTTCCCGCGAAGCCGAACTGGATTCGATATACGTGAATGTAGTTGCAAGCGGTAGTGCCCTGACAGCCGATACGTTTCGAGAGATCGTTGAAGACGCACGGGCACATTGCCCGATTTGTCGTTTGTTGGAACAAAGAGTCTCCATTGAAGCGATGGTAGAACCGGAGCTTCAGCAAGCAAGAACGTAG
- a CDS encoding SLBB domain-containing protein: MRIWLLILSALVSLGALAQSANDQRTVPPTPQPAVTRPEIDNRETRDLRRNPSLPSRTRDTDRLQNEKQWSDKRSPERQWPEETRPAEPEPETQTEFQKFVQESLGHELPVFGHELFVDVPSTFAPVDQIPVTADYVIGPGDELLLRAWGAVDVDLQLVVDRNGQVQIPKVGSLTVAGLRYEQLPGYVRTSMERVFRGFDMTVTLGQLRSIQVFVVGNVKRPGSYTVSSLSTLVNAVFDAGGPTARGSMRHIQLRRGAKIVVEFDLYDLLHGDKSKDVPLLPGDVVYVPPVAHVVAVDGSVQVPGIYELRGGSTLGDVVNLAGGLAPTASTRRVVIERIEGRESRRVLECGLDDQGLRQTINNGDVIRIDSVSPKFDDTITLRGNVANPGRYAFKSGMRIRDIIPSREFLVTRDYWQRQNRLVARVEPLDETQSQSQSTNDSVNTIDTSSSRSYARAGDSPDNTSSQDSPQKPTDETQLRNEVQRNGADINWAYALVQRMKPDLSTELLPFNLARALNGDAADNLELQPGDVITIFSQADIAVPANRQSRYVRIEGEVNAAGVYRVNPGETLRDLLRRAGGPTAEAYLFAAQFDRESVKEEQTERYEKYLDQLDQELSRHAADPGQDKQDAEERALETERQKRMVAELRKIQPTGRIVLGLNPDAHSIDDFPNVELEDGDRLFIPRQPATVNVMGAVYNENAFLFAQHQSVKSYLQRAGGGTRDADEKKTFIIRADGSLVSREGWMGRKSGFSGVLPGDTIVLPLRLERANFMRNLKDWSQVISQFALGVAAVHVLNQ, translated from the coding sequence ATGAGAATCTGGCTTTTGATATTAAGCGCGCTCGTCTCGCTGGGAGCGCTGGCACAGTCCGCCAATGATCAACGGACGGTACCGCCAACTCCGCAGCCTGCGGTTACTCGTCCTGAGATCGACAACCGCGAGACGAGAGACCTGCGCAGGAATCCCTCTTTGCCATCGCGGACACGCGACACAGACAGGCTGCAAAACGAAAAGCAATGGTCGGACAAGCGATCGCCGGAGCGGCAATGGCCGGAAGAGACCCGGCCTGCCGAACCTGAGCCCGAAACTCAAACGGAATTCCAAAAGTTCGTCCAGGAATCCCTCGGACACGAACTGCCAGTTTTCGGCCACGAACTCTTCGTCGATGTGCCGTCTACATTTGCACCGGTAGATCAGATTCCAGTCACGGCCGACTACGTCATCGGACCCGGCGACGAACTTTTATTGCGTGCATGGGGTGCCGTCGACGTTGATCTCCAATTGGTTGTCGATCGCAATGGGCAGGTCCAAATTCCGAAGGTCGGTTCCTTGACCGTCGCGGGCCTTCGCTATGAGCAGCTGCCGGGTTATGTTCGGACTTCCATGGAACGAGTATTTCGTGGTTTCGACATGACCGTGACGCTTGGGCAGCTTCGCAGTATCCAGGTGTTCGTTGTCGGGAATGTCAAACGTCCCGGATCGTACACCGTAAGTTCATTGAGCACGCTGGTCAACGCCGTGTTCGATGCCGGTGGCCCGACCGCAAGAGGCTCGATGCGGCACATTCAACTCCGGCGCGGAGCAAAAATAGTAGTCGAATTCGATCTCTACGACTTGCTTCACGGCGATAAATCCAAAGATGTTCCGCTTCTGCCGGGAGACGTCGTTTACGTTCCTCCCGTCGCCCACGTTGTCGCCGTTGACGGCAGTGTGCAGGTACCTGGCATTTACGAACTCCGCGGAGGATCTACGCTAGGCGATGTGGTCAATCTGGCCGGCGGTCTTGCGCCCACGGCGTCAACCAGGCGCGTCGTCATCGAAAGAATTGAGGGAAGGGAATCCAGGCGCGTCCTCGAATGTGGCCTGGACGACCAGGGTCTGCGACAGACCATTAATAACGGCGATGTCATTCGGATCGATTCGGTATCTCCGAAGTTCGACGACACAATCACCCTGCGCGGTAATGTCGCCAATCCTGGACGATACGCGTTCAAGAGTGGAATGCGTATCCGTGACATCATTCCTTCCCGCGAGTTCCTTGTCACTCGCGATTACTGGCAGCGTCAGAACAGGCTCGTTGCTCGCGTTGAACCCTTGGATGAAACGCAATCGCAATCACAATCGACGAACGATTCGGTAAACACTATCGATACTTCTTCTTCCCGCTCCTACGCACGCGCCGGAGATTCGCCGGACAATACCTCTTCCCAGGATTCTCCGCAGAAGCCGACCGACGAAACGCAACTTCGGAATGAAGTTCAGAGGAACGGAGCCGATATCAACTGGGCTTATGCGCTGGTGCAGCGCATGAAGCCGGACCTCTCCACCGAACTGTTGCCCTTCAACCTGGCCCGCGCGTTGAACGGCGACGCGGCGGATAACCTCGAATTGCAGCCCGGGGACGTCATTACGATTTTTTCGCAGGCCGACATCGCGGTTCCGGCAAACCGCCAGAGCCGCTACGTCCGCATTGAAGGTGAGGTCAATGCCGCGGGTGTGTATCGCGTCAATCCCGGCGAGACCCTCCGCGATCTGTTGCGACGTGCCGGTGGTCCAACGGCGGAGGCTTATTTGTTTGCGGCGCAGTTTGACCGCGAATCGGTGAAAGAGGAGCAGACAGAGCGCTACGAGAAATATCTGGACCAACTCGATCAGGAACTCTCACGTCATGCCGCCGATCCGGGGCAGGACAAGCAGGACGCCGAAGAACGTGCGCTGGAGACAGAACGGCAGAAGCGAATGGTCGCAGAACTCAGAAAGATCCAGCCGACGGGCCGCATCGTATTGGGCCTGAACCCGGACGCCCATTCCATCGATGATTTTCCAAATGTGGAGCTCGAAGACGGGGACAGGTTGTTCATTCCGCGGCAACCAGCGACCGTCAATGTAATGGGAGCCGTTTACAACGAGAACGCGTTTCTGTTCGCGCAGCATCAATCGGTTAAGTCGTACCTTCAGCGCGCCGGCGGCGGAACCCGGGACGCGGACGAGAAGAAGACATTCATCATTCGCGCCGACGGATCGCTGGTTTCGCGCGAGGGCTGGATGGGACGCAAGAGCGGCTTCTCCGGTGTTCTGCCGGGGGACACCATCGTTCTCCCTCTCCGCCTGGAACGCGCGAACTTCATGCGTAACTTGAAGGATTGGAGCCAAGTCATTTCGCAATTTGCACTAGGCGTCGCAGCTGTTCATGTCCTGAATCAATGA
- a CDS encoding CoB--CoM heterodisulfide reductase iron-sulfur subunit A family protein has translation MSDPGLDCRIGVYLCHCGSNIAATVDVMALAEYARTLPNVVVAREYKYMCSDPGQELICTDIADKKLNRIVVAACSPMLHEKTFHNVLSRAGLNPFYLQFVNIREHVSWVHQDHKAATAKAMDLVRAATRRVALHKSLEKRRVPINPNVLVVGGGIAGIHAALTMADAGKHVYLVEREPTIGGHMAMFDKTFPTLDCAACILTPKMTSVGSHPNISLWAYSEVTQVEGYVGNYKVTVCRKPRYIIEDLCVGCQECITACIYKEGKTPDAFNQGLSKRKPVYLPFPQAIPQKVLIDPDACIEFKTGKCKKTCVEACAERNAIDFKQQESIEEIDVGAIILATGFRTFDAQRNAYYGYGQYKNVYTSLEIERLINASGPTSGVLQMRDGRQPQSVGIVHCVGSRDQNTNRWCSKVCCMYSLKLAHLIKERTGAEVYNFYIDMRTPGKGYEEFYDRLLDEGVHFVRGRVAEISDWPAHPSEEGKLIIRAEDTLAGFVRRIPVDMVVLSVGLEPKADARDVARLFNMSCASEGWFLERHPKLAPVSTFTDGVFIAGACQGPKDIPETVAQAGAAAAEVMALIDAGEIELDPYTAYVLEEHCSGCKTCIPMCPYGAIAFDSVKSKASVNEILCKGCGTCVSACPSGSINQNFFEDEEVFAETEGVLLHA, from the coding sequence ATGTCTGATCCGGGACTGGATTGTCGGATTGGTGTTTACCTCTGCCATTGCGGAAGCAACATTGCCGCGACGGTCGATGTGATGGCACTCGCAGAGTATGCGCGAACCCTGCCGAACGTGGTGGTCGCCCGGGAATACAAATACATGTGTTCGGACCCGGGCCAGGAGCTCATCTGCACTGATATTGCTGATAAGAAGCTGAACCGCATCGTTGTTGCCGCGTGCTCGCCGATGCTGCACGAGAAGACGTTCCACAATGTCTTGAGCAGGGCCGGACTCAATCCGTTCTATCTGCAGTTCGTAAACATTCGGGAACACGTCTCATGGGTGCATCAGGACCACAAGGCCGCAACGGCGAAGGCTATGGACCTCGTACGCGCGGCGACGAGGCGTGTTGCACTTCATAAGAGTCTCGAAAAACGGCGCGTACCGATCAATCCGAACGTTCTCGTGGTTGGTGGCGGGATTGCCGGAATTCACGCTGCACTCACCATGGCCGATGCCGGCAAACATGTGTACCTGGTGGAACGGGAGCCCACGATCGGCGGGCACATGGCAATGTTCGACAAAACCTTTCCGACCCTCGACTGCGCCGCCTGCATCCTCACGCCAAAGATGACGAGTGTCGGCTCCCATCCGAATATCTCGCTTTGGGCGTATTCGGAGGTCACGCAGGTGGAAGGCTACGTCGGCAACTATAAGGTTACGGTGTGCCGAAAGCCCCGCTACATTATCGAGGACTTGTGCGTCGGATGCCAGGAATGCATTACAGCCTGCATCTACAAAGAGGGCAAAACACCCGACGCTTTCAATCAAGGACTGAGTAAGCGCAAGCCCGTCTATCTTCCCTTCCCTCAGGCCATACCGCAGAAGGTCCTTATCGATCCTGATGCGTGCATCGAGTTCAAGACTGGGAAGTGCAAGAAGACATGCGTGGAGGCCTGCGCCGAACGCAACGCCATCGACTTCAAACAGCAAGAGAGCATCGAGGAGATCGACGTCGGGGCCATCATTCTCGCGACCGGATTCCGGACCTTCGACGCACAACGAAATGCCTATTACGGGTACGGGCAGTACAAGAACGTATATACGTCGCTGGAAATCGAGCGTCTGATCAATGCCTCCGGGCCGACCAGTGGTGTGCTTCAGATGCGGGATGGACGCCAGCCACAATCGGTGGGGATTGTTCACTGCGTCGGTTCGCGCGATCAGAACACGAATCGCTGGTGCTCGAAGGTGTGCTGCATGTACTCGCTCAAGTTGGCGCACCTTATCAAGGAGCGTACCGGGGCCGAGGTCTACAACTTCTATATCGACATGCGAACTCCCGGTAAGGGATATGAGGAGTTCTATGACAGGCTGCTCGATGAGGGTGTCCACTTTGTGCGGGGACGGGTAGCCGAGATATCCGATTGGCCGGCGCATCCGTCAGAAGAGGGCAAGCTCATCATTCGGGCCGAGGACACGCTGGCTGGCTTTGTCCGCCGCATTCCGGTGGACATGGTAGTGCTATCGGTCGGTCTTGAGCCGAAAGCCGACGCGCGAGATGTCGCCCGACTCTTCAACATGAGCTGCGCCAGCGAAGGCTGGTTCCTCGAGCGCCATCCGAAGCTGGCTCCGGTCAGCACCTTTACGGACGGCGTATTTATTGCGGGAGCCTGCCAGGGCCCGAAGGATATTCCCGAGACCGTCGCACAGGCGGGAGCCGCCGCCGCAGAAGTCATGGCACTGATCGATGCCGGCGAGATCGAACTCGATCCCTACACGGCATATGTGCTCGAAGAACACTGCTCGGGCTGCAAGACATGTATCCCAATGTGCCCGTACGGCGCAATTGCGTTCGATTCAGTGAAATCAAAGGCGAGCGTCAACGAGATACTCTGCAAGGGATGTGGAACTTGCGTTTCCGCGTGCCCGTCCGGATCGATCAACCAGAACTTTTTCGAAGACGAAGAGGTGTTTGCCGAGACAGAAGGAGTGCTGCTCCATGCCTAA
- a CDS encoding ABC-F family ATP-binding cassette domain-containing protein, with protein MIQLSGAGKRFGPKLLFENLNWLITPQDRVGLVGANGTGKSTLLKILGGMETLEYGSMAVTKGTSTGYLPQDGLRLEGRTVREECRTVFADIDAMESELESLMNRMSDLDHESAEYADVADRFHRVQSEFHTRDAYTIEAQIGTVLSGLGFRKEDWERRTEEFSGGWQMRISLAKLLLQKPNLLLLDEPTNHLDLETRNWLEDYLSEYPYAYVLISHDRYFLDVTVKKIAEIWNKDVHFYTGNYEKYLREKQQRRDSLVAAYNNQRERIEQLEAFINRFRYQATKAKQVQSRIKELEKIERIQIPPEEKTIHFKFPQPKPSGRIVAEFDGVGKNYGEKQVFSNASFIIERGERIALVGVNGAGKSTLIKLLAGIEKPTTGSLRLGHNVEPDHFAQDQYKVLDQEARVLDDLGTLAPGASNTELRSLLGCFLFSDDDVFKPIGVLSGGERNRYALARMLMHPSNFLLMDEPTNHLDLRAKDVLLESLQKFTGTVVFVSHDRYFIDKLATRIFEVGDGHVTVFPGNYEDYLWSKQGNAPRAEIRRTEPTLDDVPMPERPDGKKRVNPIKMRQMEERCSELEKAIEASEQKIAECETGLANFVSVEETQRLSSELEDQRKRVASLMQEWEEVSQFLQTNV; from the coding sequence ATGATTCAGTTGTCGGGGGCCGGAAAGCGTTTTGGCCCAAAACTCCTTTTTGAGAATTTGAACTGGCTGATCACGCCCCAGGACCGCGTTGGACTGGTGGGGGCGAACGGCACGGGGAAGTCTACGCTGCTGAAGATCCTCGGCGGGATGGAGACGCTCGAATACGGGTCGATGGCGGTGACCAAGGGCACGAGCACGGGGTATCTGCCTCAGGACGGTCTGCGGCTCGAGGGGCGGACCGTGAGGGAGGAGTGCCGCACGGTTTTCGCCGACATCGATGCGATGGAGAGCGAGCTAGAGTCGTTGATGAACCGAATGTCGGACTTGGACCACGAGAGTGCGGAATATGCTGACGTGGCGGACCGGTTCCATCGCGTTCAGTCCGAGTTCCACACGCGCGATGCGTACACCATCGAGGCGCAGATCGGGACGGTACTGTCGGGGCTCGGTTTTCGCAAGGAGGACTGGGAGCGGCGGACGGAAGAATTCAGCGGCGGGTGGCAGATGCGGATTTCGCTTGCCAAGCTGCTGCTGCAAAAGCCGAACCTGCTGCTGCTGGACGAACCCACAAACCATCTTGACCTTGAAACCCGCAATTGGCTCGAAGACTACCTATCGGAGTACCCGTACGCCTATGTGCTGATCTCGCACGACCGCTACTTCCTCGATGTGACGGTAAAGAAGATTGCCGAGATATGGAACAAGGACGTCCATTTCTATACGGGCAATTACGAGAAGTATCTGCGCGAAAAGCAGCAGCGCCGGGATTCGCTGGTAGCCGCCTACAACAACCAGCGCGAGCGAATCGAGCAGTTGGAAGCGTTCATCAATCGCTTTCGCTACCAGGCGACGAAGGCGAAGCAGGTGCAGAGTCGTATTAAGGAATTGGAAAAGATCGAGCGAATTCAAATCCCGCCGGAAGAAAAGACCATCCACTTCAAGTTTCCGCAGCCAAAGCCGAGCGGAAGGATCGTCGCGGAGTTCGACGGCGTTGGAAAGAATTATGGCGAGAAGCAGGTCTTTTCGAACGCGAGCTTCATTATTGAGCGTGGCGAACGGATCGCCCTGGTCGGTGTGAATGGGGCAGGGAAGTCGACGCTAATTAAGTTGCTGGCGGGGATCGAGAAGCCCACGACTGGATCGTTGCGCCTGGGACACAACGTCGAGCCGGATCATTTTGCCCAGGATCAGTACAAGGTGCTCGATCAGGAAGCGAGGGTCCTGGACGACCTCGGCACTCTGGCTCCAGGCGCGAGCAACACCGAGTTGCGCAGCCTGCTGGGATGTTTCCTGTTTTCGGATGACGACGTCTTTAAGCCAATTGGGGTGCTGAGCGGGGGCGAGCGGAATCGCTATGCCCTCGCGCGAATGCTCATGCATCCTTCGAACTTCCTGCTGATGGACGAACCGACTAACCATCTCGACCTGCGCGCCAAAGACGTATTACTCGAATCCTTGCAGAAGTTCACGGGAACGGTGGTATTCGTTTCGCACGACCGCTACTTCATCGATAAACTCGCGACCCGCATCTTCGAAGTCGGCGACGGCCATGTCACGGTATTTCCCGGGAACTACGAAGACTATCTCTGGAGCAAGCAGGGAAATGCGCCTCGCGCAGAGATTCGCAGGACCGAGCCGACGCTGGATGATGTGCCGATGCCAGAAAGACCGGACGGAAAGAAACGGGTAAATCCGATCAAGATGCGGCAGATGGAGGAGCGCTGCTCGGAATTGGAGAAGGCGATCGAGGCCTCCGAGCAGAAGATCGCCGAGTGCGAGACGGGCTTGGCAAATTTCGTCAGCGTAGAAGAGACGCAGCGCCTGAGTTCGGAATTGGAGGATCAGCGCAAGCGGGTTGCGTCGCTGATGCAGGAATGGGAAGAGGTCTCACAGTTTCTGCAAACGAACGTGTAA
- a CDS encoding CoB--CoM heterodisulfide reductase iron-sulfur subunit B family protein produces MTYAYFPGCSLRGTGKAYDESLVAVFRALDIEMEELPDWNCCGATTYMSFDEIQSYALAGRNLAIAGKMKQDIVAPCAACYLVLNKTHYYVHDYPHIRYTVDKALASIGLEYQGQVKVLHPLEILLNDFGLAKLKSKVKRPLREFKVAPYYGCQIVRPYSLFDNQRNPTSMDKLLEACGAKVVYYPVKTRCCGGSQKGSLPEIGLDLIYYLLKTAVDNGANIISVACPLCQFNLEAFQKEAARDRVRQPLPIVYFTQLIGLALGIDERALGLNRALIPLSAALTRKEELAHV; encoded by the coding sequence ATGACCTACGCATACTTCCCCGGATGTTCGCTGCGCGGCACGGGCAAGGCATACGACGAATCCCTCGTAGCCGTGTTCCGTGCGCTAGATATCGAAATGGAAGAGTTGCCGGACTGGAATTGCTGCGGCGCCACGACTTACATGTCGTTCGACGAGATTCAGTCTTACGCGCTCGCGGGGCGAAACCTTGCGATCGCCGGTAAGATGAAACAGGATATCGTCGCTCCCTGCGCCGCTTGTTACCTGGTCCTCAATAAGACTCACTACTATGTGCACGACTACCCGCACATTCGTTACACCGTAGATAAAGCGCTGGCAAGCATCGGGTTGGAATACCAGGGGCAGGTCAAAGTCTTGCACCCATTGGAAATCCTCTTGAACGATTTCGGGTTGGCGAAGCTCAAATCGAAGGTGAAACGCCCGTTGCGGGAGTTCAAGGTTGCGCCCTATTACGGGTGCCAGATCGTGCGTCCTTATTCATTATTCGACAACCAGCGAAATCCCACCTCGATGGACAAACTGCTCGAAGCATGCGGCGCCAAGGTCGTTTACTACCCGGTCAAGACACGTTGCTGCGGCGGCAGCCAGAAGGGCAGCCTGCCGGAGATCGGTTTGGACCTGATTTACTACCTGCTCAAGACAGCGGTGGACAACGGCGCCAACATTATTTCTGTTGCATGTCCGCTCTGCCAATTCAACCTGGAAGCGTTCCAGAAGGAGGCGGCCCGGGATCGAGTCCGCCAGCCTCTCCCCATTGTTTACTTCACGCAGCTCATAGGCTTGGCTCTGGGAATCGACGAACGGGCCTTGGGCCTGAATCGCGCACTCATCCCGTTGTCTGCAGCTCTGACCCGAAAGGAGGAGCTGGCACATGTCTGA
- a CDS encoding 4Fe-4S dicluster domain-containing protein: MKIQRIVKFEVERDPKFAKWVSQTVGGERIRHCLQCGLCSGSCPLSLYMDYTPRRLMHLSREGFKEEVLSSLTIWLCTCCYACMVECPKKINITHMMYALKERAITEGFYPKRLPMPVLARSFARSIRRHGRITESWLIMRVFLQTAIFRLFGMSKLGLRLMRAGRMPLIHDNVAKVGDVRKMLDTVVAAEEELAI, encoded by the coding sequence ATGAAAATCCAACGGATCGTGAAGTTCGAGGTTGAACGTGACCCGAAGTTCGCCAAGTGGGTCAGCCAGACAGTCGGTGGCGAACGGATCCGCCATTGCCTCCAGTGTGGACTGTGTAGCGGCAGTTGCCCGCTCTCCCTCTACATGGATTACACCCCGCGCCGATTGATGCACCTCTCACGCGAAGGTTTCAAAGAAGAGGTTTTGAGCAGCCTCACCATCTGGCTCTGCACTTGCTGCTACGCGTGCATGGTGGAGTGTCCGAAGAAGATCAATATCACCCACATGATGTATGCCCTCAAAGAGCGTGCGATTACCGAGGGCTTCTATCCCAAGCGACTTCCAATGCCGGTGTTGGCACGGTCATTCGCACGCAGCATTCGCAGGCATGGCCGAATCACCGAGAGCTGGCTGATTATGCGAGTCTTCCTCCAGACCGCGATTTTCAGGCTATTTGGCATGTCCAAGCTGGGGTTGCGCTTGATGCGTGCCGGCCGCATGCCTCTTATCCACGACAACGTCGCCAAAGTTGGTGACGTACGGAAGATGCTGGACACAGTCGTTGCTGCCGAGGAGGAGCTGGCCATATGA
- a CDS encoding UpxY family transcription antiterminator gives MLQYRERQTLAGSSAADEAADGFVPRWYVACTMARHEKQVAAQLAGRAIECFLPLYDEVHRWKDRRKTITLPLFPGYLFVRIPLLERLRVQVLPGVSRLVGFGGLPVALDDLDIERLRQGLATLRAEPHPFLKLGQTVRVKSGPLSGATGILERYREKFRVILSMDLIQQSVAVEIDLCDLEII, from the coding sequence ATGCTGCAGTACCGTGAGCGGCAGACCCTTGCCGGCTCAAGTGCCGCGGATGAAGCCGCGGACGGGTTCGTTCCCAGATGGTACGTCGCATGTACCATGGCCCGCCACGAGAAGCAGGTCGCGGCGCAACTGGCTGGTCGTGCTATCGAATGTTTTCTCCCGCTGTACGATGAGGTACACCGCTGGAAAGATCGCCGCAAGACGATCACACTCCCGCTTTTCCCCGGCTATCTGTTCGTTCGGATTCCTCTGCTGGAGCGCTTGCGTGTCCAGGTTCTGCCCGGCGTGTCACGCCTGGTCGGCTTTGGCGGTCTGCCGGTTGCGCTAGACGATCTCGATATTGAGCGCCTGAGACAGGGCCTCGCGACGCTGCGGGCCGAACCACATCCCTTTCTGAAGCTCGGACAAACGGTACGTGTTAAATCCGGACCTTTGTCCGGAGCCACCGGGATCCTCGAACGCTACCGCGAAAAGTTCCGCGTCATCCTTTCTATGGACTTGATTCAGCAATCCGTCGCCGTCGAGATAGATCTCTGCGACCTCGAAATAATCTGA
- a CDS encoding glycosyltransferase family 87 protein: MRQHLPKLLVAIAFLFFLVRGPLRAIHSTGYNDFAGSFTIAHVWLRGLNCYSPSVVVDQWVKDGRPALEFVLRAAKDTSMGGSGTGLPPCIPFIAPFTLLPALVADQVWIWFTGAIVFAMLLLLFRSRNLLFLALALSLANLHTGIKGGNASTLVIACLGFSYLWRFERPIFAGILLGIAGCFKPHLAGAGLLFFIFERTWGPVMVSVLTGLAATAMFALRLEFTAIGSSWIPELLTRTVAIGYTGGPDDFSLANPARYELVNLQVILGSVLSDRAVINTIAIGIVVVLVALWAYWMIRREVSPLLGFAAINVILLLPSYHRINDAGVIVFAVAAAATMRYGWAIAVAFIPFIAPVPSAIMRFIATGRLPASLLQNKPFIVLVLCHEIWIILAVALFLLAKMQKSPGRSYREKDEAVVIDGVSSGAQSQASA; the protein is encoded by the coding sequence TTGAGGCAGCATCTTCCTAAGCTCCTGGTGGCGATTGCTTTTCTGTTCTTCCTGGTCCGCGGCCCATTGCGTGCGATCCACTCGACCGGGTACAACGATTTTGCAGGTTCGTTCACCATTGCTCACGTCTGGCTGCGGGGCCTCAATTGTTATTCGCCCAGCGTGGTGGTCGATCAGTGGGTCAAGGACGGCCGTCCCGCACTGGAATTTGTTCTGCGAGCTGCTAAGGACACATCGATGGGTGGGTCGGGAACGGGCCTGCCACCCTGCATCCCTTTCATCGCACCATTCACACTGCTGCCTGCCTTGGTCGCCGACCAGGTCTGGATCTGGTTCACAGGCGCGATAGTGTTCGCAATGCTGCTGTTGCTCTTTCGCTCCAGGAACCTTCTTTTTCTCGCCCTCGCACTGTCGCTCGCGAATCTGCATACCGGGATCAAGGGTGGCAATGCGTCTACGCTCGTTATCGCCTGTCTCGGCTTCAGCTACCTCTGGCGTTTCGAACGCCCGATCTTCGCCGGAATACTGCTTGGTATAGCGGGATGCTTTAAGCCGCACTTGGCCGGTGCTGGGCTGCTATTTTTTATTTTTGAGCGCACCTGGGGGCCGGTGATGGTTTCCGTGCTGACAGGTCTGGCTGCTACTGCGATGTTTGCGCTACGTCTTGAATTCACTGCTATTGGCAGCTCGTGGATCCCCGAGCTGCTCACCAGGACTGTGGCCATCGGTTACACGGGTGGTCCCGACGATTTCTCGCTCGCGAACCCCGCGCGCTATGAACTGGTGAACCTGCAGGTAATTCTCGGGTCGGTTCTCTCCGATCGCGCCGTCATCAATACCATTGCGATCGGTATCGTGGTGGTCCTCGTGGCGCTGTGGGCCTACTGGATGATTCGTCGCGAAGTATCGCCCCTGCTTGGCTTCGCTGCCATTAATGTCATACTCCTGCTCCCCAGTTACCACCGCATTAACGACGCCGGAGTGATCGTCTTCGCCGTCGCAGCCGCCGCGACCATGCGGTACGGCTGGGCGATCGCGGTGGCATTCATTCCTTTCATTGCGCCGGTTCCTTCCGCAATCATGCGTTTCATCGCCACTGGCCGACTCCCGGCCTCATTGCTGCAGAACAAGCCGTTCATCGTTTTGGTGCTCTGTCACGAAATCTGGATAATCCTTGCTGTGGCCTTGTTCTTGCTGGCAAAGATGCAGAAATCTCCGGGCCGAAGTTACCGCGAAAAGGACGAAGCCGTGGTCATTGACGGGGTCTCTTCAGGAGCACAGTCTCAGGCTTCGGCATAG
- a CDS encoding MarR family transcriptional regulator, whose product MDLLGSAHVFASALTNVLERKLIGQLSEGLLTPTQIKVLQLISRTETHCIGDVAVFLDVSDAAASKTVEKLVRGGWVRRIEAKPDRRATDLFLTSSGKKLLKAYDAARLRSISAICRDMRSTEILELSKRLDVLSARIVKHVVRSEDICLQCGIHLRERCVIREESGDVCAYRRTRNKEESVQRA is encoded by the coding sequence ATGGATCTTCTTGGAAGCGCTCATGTTTTTGCTTCGGCGCTCACGAATGTGCTGGAGCGAAAACTGATTGGACAGTTGTCCGAGGGGCTGCTCACTCCGACTCAGATTAAGGTCTTGCAACTCATATCTCGCACTGAAACTCATTGCATTGGAGACGTCGCCGTTTTTCTTGACGTGAGCGATGCCGCGGCAAGCAAGACTGTCGAAAAGCTCGTAAGAGGCGGCTGGGTCAGAAGAATCGAGGCCAAGCCAGACCGTCGTGCGACAGACCTGTTCTTGACCAGTTCGGGAAAGAAGTTGCTGAAGGCCTATGACGCGGCCCGACTGCGAAGCATCTCTGCGATTTGCAGGGACATGCGTAGCACCGAGATTCTCGAATTATCAAAGCGCCTGGATGTGCTATCGGCCCGGATCGTGAAGCACGTTGTACGCTCCGAGGATATCTGCCTGCAGTGCGGCATTCATTTGCGGGAGCGTTGCGTAATTCGTGAAGAGAGTGGAGACGTTTGCGCTTACCGTCGGACGAGGAATAAAGAGGAGTCGGTACAAAGGGCCTAG